In the Pseudomonas orientalis genome, one interval contains:
- a CDS encoding lysozyme inhibitor LprI family protein, with the protein MIRTTLAVGALLLAAGGTAAAADNPALTKCMDGAQTTADMVGCNVKQAKVQDARLNKAYKTALAAQEGNRKQQLQDLQRLWIKYRDANCAFAGSATGGTIDQVNGSGCVLDMTQTRAQELEDLVGP; encoded by the coding sequence ATGATTCGCACCACACTCGCCGTCGGCGCCCTGCTTCTGGCCGCAGGCGGCACTGCCGCCGCCGCCGACAACCCGGCGCTGACAAAATGCATGGACGGCGCCCAGACCACCGCCGATATGGTCGGCTGCAATGTCAAGCAAGCCAAGGTGCAGGATGCGCGGCTAAACAAGGCTTACAAGACTGCGCTGGCTGCCCAGGAAGGCAACCGCAAGCAGCAACTGCAGGATCTGCAGCGCCTGTGGATCAAATACCGTGACGCCAATTGCGCCTTCGCCGGCAGCGCCACCGGCGGCACCATCGATCAGGTCAACGGTTCCGGCTGCGTGCTGGACATGACCCAGACCCGCGCCCAGGAACTCGAAGACCTGGTCGGGCCCTAG
- a CDS encoding SulP family inorganic anion transporter has translation MNLSRLRADALAGLTTSFALLPECIAFALVAHLNPLMGLYGAFILCTLTALFGGRPGMVSGAAGSMAVVIVALVVQHGVEYLLATVLLGGLIMVAFGLLRLGKLVRMVPHPVMLGFVNGLAIIIALAQLEHFKRGETWLSGTALYVMVALVAVTMAIVYLLPRLTRAVPPALVAILGVGLAVYLLGLPTRTLGDMAHIAGGLPTFALPQIPWTLETLGIIAPYAFLMAMVGLLETLLTLNLTDEITETRGYPDRESVALGAANMVSGLFGGMGGCAMIGQTVINLSSGGRGRFSGVFAGVMILLFILFLSPLIERIPLAALVGVMFVVSQQTFAWASLRVINKVPLNDVLVIIAVTVITVFTDLATAVLCGIVIAALNFAWQQARELYADEHLEADGSKLYRLHGTLFFASTTPFLNQFDPANDPAQVTLDCRHLSFVDYSAIAALMTLRERYSKAGKHLRVLHLSERCKKLLKRARVQHD, from the coding sequence ATGAACCTCTCCCGTCTGCGCGCCGACGCCCTGGCCGGCCTCACCACGTCATTTGCATTGCTGCCCGAATGCATCGCCTTCGCCCTGGTGGCCCATCTCAACCCGTTGATGGGGCTCTACGGTGCCTTCATCCTCTGCACCCTCACCGCGTTGTTCGGCGGCCGGCCCGGCATGGTGTCCGGTGCGGCCGGTTCCATGGCGGTGGTGATCGTGGCGCTGGTGGTGCAACACGGCGTGGAGTATCTGCTCGCGACCGTGTTGCTGGGCGGCTTGATCATGGTCGCGTTCGGCCTGTTGCGCCTGGGCAAGCTGGTGCGCATGGTGCCGCACCCGGTGATGCTGGGGTTCGTCAACGGCCTGGCGATTATCATTGCGCTGGCGCAGTTGGAACACTTCAAACGTGGCGAGACCTGGCTCAGCGGTACAGCGCTGTACGTGATGGTCGCGCTGGTGGCGGTCACCATGGCCATCGTCTACCTGCTGCCACGCCTGACCCGCGCCGTGCCGCCGGCGCTGGTGGCGATCCTCGGCGTGGGCCTGGCCGTGTACCTGCTCGGCCTGCCCACCCGCACCCTTGGCGATATGGCGCACATCGCCGGCGGCCTGCCGACCTTCGCGCTGCCGCAGATCCCCTGGACCCTGGAAACCCTAGGCATCATCGCGCCCTATGCATTCCTGATGGCAATGGTCGGCCTGCTGGAAACCCTGCTGACCCTCAACCTCACCGACGAAATCACCGAAACCCGTGGCTACCCCGACCGCGAAAGCGTGGCCCTGGGCGCTGCGAATATGGTCTCGGGCCTGTTCGGCGGCATGGGCGGCTGCGCGATGATCGGGCAAACCGTGATCAACCTCAGTTCCGGTGGGCGCGGGCGTTTCTCCGGGGTGTTTGCCGGGGTGATGATCCTGCTGTTCATTCTGTTTCTGTCGCCGCTGATCGAGCGGATTCCGCTGGCGGCGCTGGTGGGAGTGATGTTCGTGGTGTCCCAGCAGACGTTCGCCTGGGCGTCGTTGCGGGTAATCAACAAGGTGCCGCTCAATGACGTGCTGGTGATCATCGCGGTGACGGTCATCACCGTGTTCACCGACCTGGCGACCGCTGTGTTGTGCGGTATCGTCATCGCCGCGCTGAATTTTGCCTGGCAGCAGGCGCGTGAGCTGTATGCCGATGAGCACCTGGAAGCCGACGGCAGCAAACTGTATCGCCTGCACGGCACCTTGTTCTTTGCCTCGACCACGCCGTTCCTGAATCAATTCGACCCGGCCAACGACCCGGCCCAGGTCACGCTCGATTGTCGTCACCTGAGCTTTGTCGACTATTCAGCGATTGCCGCGCTGATGACCCTGCGCGAGCGCTACAGCAAAGCTGGCAAGCATTTGCGCGTGCTGCACTTGTCGGAGCGCTGCAAGAAGCTGCTCAAGCGCGCCAGGGTTCAGCACGACTGA
- a CDS encoding LysR family transcriptional regulator — protein MKARSDELQIFVSVIECGSISAAAEQVGQTPSAVSRTLSRLEAKLDTTLINRTTRRMDLTEEGRYFLEQAKVILAQMQALEERLSSRRKKPAGRLRINAAVPFMLHGIMPYIGEFRGLYPDIQLELNSDDLIIDLLEQSTDIAIRIGTLADSTLHARALGSTPLHILASADYLQQHGTPTTVAELAEHTLLGFSHTDTLNHWPLRHAEGDRWLIRPGIAASSGETVRHLALEGQGICCLSNFMTHEDIEAGRLVPLLETSNNGYRQPIHAVYYRNSQLALRIQCFLDFIQAKLARYAR, from the coding sequence GTGAAAGCCCGATCCGATGAACTACAGATCTTTGTCAGCGTGATCGAGTGCGGCTCGATTTCCGCCGCCGCCGAGCAGGTCGGGCAGACGCCGTCGGCGGTCAGCCGCACCTTGTCGCGCCTGGAGGCCAAGCTCGACACCACCCTGATCAACCGGACCACGCGGCGCATGGACCTGACCGAGGAGGGCCGGTACTTCCTTGAGCAGGCCAAGGTGATCCTGGCGCAAATGCAAGCGCTGGAAGAACGACTGTCGTCACGCCGGAAAAAACCGGCCGGGCGGCTGCGCATCAATGCGGCGGTGCCGTTCATGCTGCACGGGATCATGCCGTACATCGGCGAGTTTCGTGGGCTGTACCCGGACATCCAATTGGAGCTGAACAGCGACGACTTGATCATCGACCTGCTGGAGCAAAGTACCGACATCGCCATTCGAATCGGCACCCTGGCCGACTCCACCCTGCATGCCCGCGCCCTGGGCAGCACGCCACTGCACATCCTGGCCAGCGCCGACTACCTCCAGCAGCATGGCACGCCGACCACCGTCGCGGAATTGGCCGAGCATACGTTGCTGGGGTTCAGCCACACCGACACCCTCAACCACTGGCCGCTGCGCCATGCCGAAGGCGACCGCTGGCTGATCCGGCCGGGCATCGCCGCGTCCAGCGGTGAAACCGTGCGTCATCTGGCATTGGAGGGGCAGGGCATTTGCTGCCTCTCCAACTTCATGACCCACGAAGACATCGAGGCCGGTCGCCTGGTGCCACTCCTGGAAACGTCCAACAACGGCTATCGCCAGCCGATCCATGCGGTGTACTACCGCAACTCGCAACTGGCGTTGCGTATCCAGTGCTTCCTGGATTTTATCCAGGCCAAGCTGGCGCGTTATGCCCGCTGA
- a CDS encoding sulfite exporter TauE/SafE family protein yields the protein MMTFLTFYQNLGPALTLLVVGTFLLAGTVKGVIGLGLPTVAMGMLGLAMLPAQAAALLIIPSTVTNLWQLALGGHLGTLLKRLWPMLLMIVLGAGLGTLWLGMDGGPWVVRALGAALLAYALSGLFLPAFRVAPRTERWLGPLCGVITGIITAATGVFVVPAVPYLQALGLNRDQLVQALGLSFSVSTLALAGGLAWRGALGGGEIGASLLALVPALLGMWLGQVVRQRISALWFKRGFFSGMALLGGHLLLSGQ from the coding sequence ATGATGACTTTCCTGACGTTCTATCAAAACCTTGGCCCAGCCCTGACGCTGTTGGTTGTCGGCACGTTCCTGCTGGCCGGTACGGTCAAGGGCGTGATCGGCCTCGGCCTGCCCACCGTGGCCATGGGCATGCTCGGCCTGGCTATGCTGCCGGCACAGGCTGCGGCGTTATTGATCATCCCTTCGACGGTCACCAACCTCTGGCAACTGGCATTGGGGGGGCACCTGGGTACCTTGCTCAAGCGCCTGTGGCCGATGTTGCTGATGATTGTCCTGGGCGCCGGGCTGGGCACGCTGTGGCTGGGCATGGACGGTGGGCCGTGGGTGGTGCGCGCGTTGGGTGCGGCGCTGCTGGCGTATGCGCTGAGCGGCTTATTTCTGCCGGCCTTCAGGGTAGCCCCCCGAACCGAGCGCTGGCTGGGCCCGTTGTGCGGGGTGATCACCGGCATCATCACGGCGGCCACCGGCGTGTTCGTGGTTCCTGCGGTGCCATACCTGCAAGCGTTAGGCTTGAATCGCGACCAGTTGGTGCAGGCGCTGGGGCTGTCGTTCAGCGTGTCGACCCTGGCGTTGGCCGGCGGGCTGGCCTGGCGCGGCGCGCTCGGTGGCGGTGAAATCGGCGCATCGTTGTTGGCGCTGGTGCCGGCGTTGCTGGGGATGTGGTTGGGCCAGGTGGTGCGCCAGCGCATCAGTGCGCTGTGGTTCAAGCGGGGATTTTTCAGCGGCATGGCGCTATTGGGAGGCCATTTGTTGCTGAGTGGTCAATAA
- a CDS encoding LysR substrate-binding domain-containing protein, whose product MHFDLIDLRLYLHILDTGNITAGAARSHLSLAAASARIRAMEASMGIELLERGRRGVTPTPAGKALGRHARLLLQQAEHLQQDLAEYANGVKGQVRLLCNTTALSEYLPELLADFLRKHPNLDIDLQELPSLRIIQALRQGTADLGIISDAVDTHGLQTLAFRDDPLMLIMPFDHPLKTANFIDSLQYDYVGLAANSALAVYLEEQALHAGYRLQTRIRAEGFDGVIRMVARGAGLGIVPQAALDRWPQEDRIKAQPLKEQWACRRLLLCARSFEHLPGYARALFDALALPLRKNP is encoded by the coding sequence ATGCACTTTGATCTGATCGACCTGCGCCTCTACCTGCACATCCTCGACACCGGCAACATCACCGCCGGTGCCGCCCGCAGCCATTTGTCCCTGGCCGCCGCCAGCGCGCGCATTCGGGCGATGGAAGCCTCAATGGGCATCGAACTGCTGGAGCGTGGCCGCCGTGGCGTCACGCCGACACCTGCCGGCAAAGCCCTGGGCCGCCACGCCCGCCTGCTGCTGCAACAGGCCGAACATCTGCAACAAGACCTGGCGGAATACGCCAACGGCGTCAAAGGCCAGGTGCGCCTGCTGTGCAATACCACCGCGCTGAGCGAATACCTGCCGGAACTGCTGGCGGACTTTCTGCGCAAACACCCCAACCTCGATATCGACTTGCAGGAGTTGCCCAGCCTGCGCATTATCCAGGCCCTGCGCCAAGGCACGGCGGACCTGGGAATTATCTCCGATGCAGTGGATACCCACGGCTTGCAGACACTGGCATTTCGCGACGACCCGCTGATGCTGATCATGCCCTTCGACCATCCGCTGAAGACCGCGAATTTCATCGACAGTCTGCAATACGACTACGTTGGCCTGGCAGCCAATAGCGCGCTGGCGGTGTATCTGGAGGAACAGGCCCTGCACGCAGGCTATCGCCTGCAAACGCGCATTCGCGCCGAGGGTTTCGATGGGGTGATTCGCATGGTGGCCCGAGGCGCGGGCCTGGGCATCGTGCCCCAGGCCGCTCTGGACCGTTGGCCGCAGGAAGACCGCATCAAGGCCCAGCCGCTCAAGGAACAATGGGCCTGCCGCCGATTGTTGCTCTGCGCGCGCTCATTCGAACACCTGCCGGGTTATGCCAGGGCCTTGTTCGATGCCTTGGCCCTGCCCTTGCGGAAAAACCCGTAA
- a CDS encoding amino acid permease, with the protein MTTPEDNGFAEITHRELGLRRQLTSGQMSMIAIGGAIGTGLFMGSAYAIGYAGPSVLLSYAIGALITLILMGCLAEMTVAHSTSGSFGAYAEFYISPLAGFLVRYAYWAAIVLAVGAEVTAVAMYMKYWFANVPEWVWIVSFSSVLILLNAISVKTFGNFEYWFSTIKISAIVGFIILAVYVVFGSGNPAYGVQNYTAHEGFFPHGLSGMWIAVIVSIFSYLSVEMIAVAAGEAADPERAVKKAFRATIVRLVVFYLLTLALMLAIVPWNQAGQAQSPFVTVMQTLGIPGATGVMNFVILIAALSAMNSQLYITTRMMFSLSRAGFAPRSMGALSKSGIPLNALLLSSSGIALATLLNVVYPDSSFTLMMAISMFGAIFTWFMIFLTHLFFRRYRKRHGGPKLSFELLLFPYSTLLGLVLMGAVMITTYFTDAFRMTLVFGVPFLLILSAVYYGFFRKGRAKASNKALA; encoded by the coding sequence GTGACCACGCCAGAAGACAACGGCTTTGCAGAAATCACCCACCGCGAACTGGGGCTCAGGCGCCAGCTTACTTCCGGTCAAATGAGCATGATCGCCATCGGTGGCGCCATTGGTACCGGGCTGTTCATGGGCAGCGCCTACGCCATTGGCTATGCCGGGCCCAGCGTATTGCTCAGTTACGCCATCGGTGCGTTGATCACCTTGATCCTGATGGGGTGCCTGGCGGAGATGACGGTGGCCCATTCCACCTCCGGCTCCTTTGGTGCCTACGCCGAGTTTTATATCAGCCCGCTGGCCGGGTTCCTGGTGCGTTATGCCTACTGGGCGGCGATTGTGCTGGCCGTCGGGGCCGAGGTGACGGCGGTGGCGATGTACATGAAGTACTGGTTCGCCAACGTGCCGGAGTGGGTGTGGATCGTGTCGTTCTCCAGCGTGTTGATTCTGCTCAATGCGATCAGCGTGAAGACGTTCGGCAACTTCGAATACTGGTTTTCCACCATCAAGATCAGCGCCATCGTCGGCTTCATTATCCTGGCCGTGTACGTGGTGTTCGGCTCGGGCAACCCGGCGTATGGCGTGCAGAACTACACCGCCCATGAGGGATTTTTTCCCCATGGGTTGAGCGGCATGTGGATCGCGGTGATCGTGTCGATCTTCAGCTACTTGAGTGTGGAGATGATCGCGGTGGCTGCCGGTGAAGCGGCCGACCCGGAGCGGGCGGTGAAGAAAGCCTTTCGCGCGACGATTGTGCGTCTGGTGGTGTTCTACCTGCTGACCCTGGCGCTGATGCTCGCCATCGTGCCGTGGAACCAGGCCGGTCAGGCCCAGAGCCCGTTCGTCACGGTGATGCAGACCCTCGGCATTCCCGGCGCCACCGGGGTGATGAACTTCGTGATTCTGATTGCGGCGCTGTCGGCGATGAACAGCCAACTCTACATCACCACGCGCATGATGTTCAGCCTGTCCCGCGCGGGCTTTGCGCCCAGGTCCATGGGTGCATTGAGCAAAAGCGGCATCCCGCTCAATGCGTTGCTGCTGTCCAGTTCCGGTATCGCGTTGGCGACCCTGCTCAACGTGGTGTACCCGGACAGTTCGTTCACGCTGATGATGGCGATCTCGATGTTCGGGGCGATCTTCACCTGGTTCATGATCTTCCTAACGCACCTGTTTTTCCGGCGCTACCGCAAGCGCCATGGCGGGCCGAAGCTGTCCTTCGAGCTGCTCCTGTTTCCATACAGCACACTGCTGGGGCTGGTGCTGATGGGTGCGGTGATGATCACCACGTATTTCACTGACGCGTTCAGGATGACCCTGGTGTTTGGCGTGCCGTTCCTGCTGATCCTGAGTGCGGTGTATTACGGGTTTTTCCGCAAGGGCAGGGCCAAGGCATCGAACAAGGCCCTGGCATAA
- the kynU gene encoding kynureninase, which translates to MTTRSHCQALDAQDPLAPLRDQFALPEGVIYLDGNSLGARPRAALARAQQVIAEEWGNGLIRSWNSAGWADLSLRLGNRLAPLIGAGEGEVAVTDTTSINLFKVLSAALSVQRQRAPARKVIVSEASNFPTDLYIAEGLAELLQQGYALRLVNSPDELPNAIDEDVAVVMLTHVNYKTGYMYDMHALTALTHECGALSLWDLAHSAGAVPIDLHAAGADYAIGCTYKYLNGGPGSQAFVWVSPALVDLVRQPLSGWFGHTRQFAMQSSYAPSAGIARYLCGTQPITSLAMVECGLAIFEQTDMASLRAKSLALTDLFIERVEARCAVHGLQLITPREHARRGSHVSFEHPEGYAVIQALIARGVIGDYREPRIMRFGFTPLYTRFTEVWDAVEILGDILDNSTWDQPQFKVRNSVT; encoded by the coding sequence ATGACCACCCGAAGCCATTGCCAAGCCCTCGACGCCCAGGACCCGCTGGCGCCGTTGCGCGATCAGTTCGCCTTGCCCGAGGGCGTCATCTACCTTGACGGCAATTCCCTCGGCGCACGTCCGCGGGCGGCGTTGGCGCGGGCGCAACAGGTGATCGCCGAAGAATGGGGCAATGGCCTGATTCGCAGCTGGAACAGCGCCGGTTGGGCGGACCTGTCCCTGCGTCTGGGCAATCGCCTGGCCCCGCTGATCGGCGCCGGCGAGGGCGAAGTAGCGGTTACCGATACCACGTCAATCAACCTGTTCAAGGTGCTCAGCGCGGCGCTGAGCGTACAACGCCAGCGTGCGCCGGCGCGCAAGGTAATCGTCAGCGAGGCGAGCAACTTTCCCACCGACCTGTACATCGCCGAGGGCCTTGCCGAGCTGCTGCAACAGGGTTACGCCCTGCGCCTGGTCAACAGCCCGGACGAATTGCCCAACGCCATCGACGAGGACGTAGCCGTGGTGATGCTCACCCATGTCAACTACAAGACCGGCTATATGTATGACATGCACGCACTCACCGCCTTGACTCACGAGTGCGGCGCGTTGAGCCTCTGGGACCTGGCGCATTCGGCCGGCGCGGTGCCCATCGACCTGCACGCGGCCGGGGCCGATTATGCGATTGGCTGCACTTACAAATACCTCAATGGCGGCCCGGGCTCCCAGGCATTCGTTTGGGTCAGCCCGGCGTTGGTGGACCTGGTGCGCCAGCCGCTGTCGGGCTGGTTCGGGCATACCCGCCAGTTCGCGATGCAATCGAGCTACGCGCCGAGTGCCGGCATCGCCCGCTACCTGTGCGGCACCCAGCCGATCACCTCGCTGGCCATGGTGGAATGCGGGCTGGCGATATTTGAACAGACCGATATGGCCAGCCTGCGCGCTAAATCCCTGGCATTGACCGATCTGTTTATCGAGCGGGTCGAAGCACGCTGCGCCGTCCATGGCTTGCAACTGATCACCCCGCGTGAACATGCCAGGCGCGGCAGCCATGTGAGTTTCGAACACCCTGAAGGTTACGCGGTGATCCAGGCGCTGATCGCCCGGGGCGTGATCGGTGACTACCGTGAGCCGCGCATCATGCGGTTCGGTTTTACCCCGCTGTACACCCGCTTCACCGAAGTCTGGGATGCGGTGGAAATCCTCGGTGACATTCTCGACAACAGCACTTGGGATCAGCCGCAATTCAAGGTGCGTAACAGCGTTACTTAA
- a CDS encoding Lrp/AsnC family transcriptional regulator — protein MILDATDLRLLHFLQQDGRISNQELAEKVALSPSACLRRLRLLESEGVISGYRAVLNAEQLGIELEAIVHLSLRQDVEDWHETFIKKVQGWPEVASAYVITGASNYVLRVQARNLKHFSDFIVNHLNRTAGVMDIRSEIVLQKIKDRDEVLDLVVRK, from the coding sequence ATGATTCTTGACGCCACCGACCTGCGCCTCCTGCATTTCCTGCAACAGGATGGGCGTATCAGCAACCAGGAACTGGCGGAAAAAGTCGCGCTGTCGCCCTCGGCCTGCCTGCGCCGTTTGCGCCTGCTGGAAAGCGAAGGCGTGATCAGCGGCTATCGGGCGGTGCTCAATGCCGAGCAGTTGGGCATTGAGCTTGAGGCCATCGTGCATCTGTCCTTGCGCCAGGATGTGGAAGACTGGCACGAGACATTCATCAAGAAAGTGCAGGGTTGGCCGGAGGTGGCCAGTGCCTATGTGATCACCGGCGCCAGCAACTATGTGCTGCGGGTGCAGGCGCGCAACCTCAAGCATTTTTCGGACTTTATCGTGAACCACCTGAACCGCACGGCGGGGGTGATGGATATACGTTCGGAGATTGTGCTGCAGAAGATCAAGGATCGGGATGAGGTGCTGGATCTGGTGGTCCGCAAATAG
- the catA gene encoding catechol 1,2-dioxygenase has translation MSIRLSQTAHAQQFLEEASGHRSEGGNPRTKALIYRILRDTVNIIEDLEVTPQEFWKAVNYLNELGKTQEAGLLAAGLGLEHYLDLLMDAADIEAGKSGGTPRTIEGPLYVAGAPLCRYEARLDDGNDDAVPLFMRGQVRDTQGKPLAGAIVDVWQANTGGTYSWFDPTQSEFNLRRRIETDEQGNYRFRSIVPSGYGCPPTGPTQQLLDQLGRHGQRPAHIHFFISTPGHRHLTTQINLSDDPYLHDDFAYATRDELIAEIRFSDDPQLAQEFGVQGRFAQIDFDFELQVADAPVEQKRMQRVRALED, from the coding sequence ATGTCCATCCGACTGTCCCAGACCGCCCACGCCCAGCAGTTTCTCGAAGAAGCCAGCGGTCACCGCAGCGAAGGCGGCAACCCGCGCACCAAGGCGTTGATCTATCGGATCCTGCGCGACACCGTGAACATCATCGAAGACCTGGAAGTGACCCCGCAAGAGTTCTGGAAGGCGGTCAACTACCTCAACGAATTGGGTAAAACCCAGGAAGCCGGTCTGCTCGCCGCCGGGTTGGGCCTGGAGCATTATCTGGACCTGTTGATGGACGCCGCCGACATCGAGGCCGGCAAATCCGGCGGCACGCCGCGCACCATCGAAGGCCCGCTGTATGTGGCCGGTGCACCGCTGTGCAGATACGAAGCGCGCCTGGATGATGGCAACGATGATGCCGTGCCGCTGTTCATGCGCGGGCAGGTGCGCGATACCCAGGGCAAGCCGTTGGCAGGGGCGATTGTGGATGTGTGGCAGGCCAACACCGGCGGCACGTACTCGTGGTTTGACCCGACGCAATCGGAGTTCAACCTGCGCCGACGTATCGAGACCGACGAGCAGGGCAACTATCGTTTTCGCAGCATCGTGCCGTCCGGCTACGGCTGCCCGCCGACCGGTCCGACCCAGCAGTTGCTCGATCAGTTGGGGCGCCACGGGCAGCGTCCGGCGCACATTCACTTCTTCATCTCGACGCCTGGCCATCGGCACCTGACCACCCAGATCAACCTGTCGGACGACCCGTACCTGCATGATGATTTTGCCTATGCCACACGGGATGAATTGATTGCCGAAATCCGCTTCAGTGACGATCCGCAACTGGCACAGGAGTTCGGCGTACAGGGGCGGTTTGCGCAGATTGATTTTGACTTCGAGTTGCAGGTGGCTGATGCGCCGGTAGAGCAAAAACGCATGCAACGCGTGCGAGCCCTGGAAGACTGA
- the catC gene encoding muconolactone Delta-isomerase, whose translation MLFHVKMTVNLPLDMPAERAASLKAEEKALAQRLQQQGKWRHLWRIAGHYANYSVFDVESVQALHDLLMQLPLFPYMAIEVNALCRHPSSIHADDR comes from the coding sequence ATGTTGTTCCACGTAAAGATGACCGTGAACCTGCCGCTCGACATGCCCGCCGAACGCGCCGCCAGTCTCAAGGCCGAGGAGAAGGCTCTGGCGCAGCGCCTGCAACAACAAGGTAAATGGCGCCACCTGTGGCGCATCGCCGGGCACTACGCCAACTACAGCGTGTTCGATGTCGAGAGCGTGCAGGCGCTGCACGACCTGCTGATGCAGCTGCCGTTGTTCCCCTATATGGCCATCGAAGTGAATGCGCTGTGCCGGCACCCGTCGTCGATCCACGCCGACGACCGCTGA
- a CDS encoding muconate cycloisomerase family protein, giving the protein MPICPIVSIDTIIVDLPTIRPHTLAMHTMQHQTLVIIRLRCADGIEGIGEATTIGGLSYGNESPESIKVNIDQHFAPLLIGQDASNINAAMLRLERSIRGNTFAKSGIESALLDALGKRLNLPVSELLGGRVRDALPVAWTLASGNTAQDIGEAEKMLDLRRHRLFKLKIGAGEVDRDLAHVIAIKRALGDRASVRVDVNQAWDEAVALRACRVLADNGIDLIEQPISRHNRGGMARLNLSSPAPIMADESIECVEDAFNLAREGAASVFALKIAKNGGPRAVLRTAAIAEAAGISLYGGTMLEGGIGTLASAHAFLTLNTLAWGTELFGPLLLTEDILTEPPVYRDFHLHVSTAPGLGLAIDEERLAFLRRDNH; this is encoded by the coding sequence ATGCCGATTTGCCCCATCGTGTCGATCGACACCATCATCGTCGACCTTCCCACCATTCGCCCGCACACGTTGGCGATGCATACGATGCAACACCAGACCCTGGTAATCATCCGCCTGCGTTGCGCCGATGGCATCGAAGGCATCGGTGAAGCCACCACCATCGGCGGCCTGAGTTATGGCAACGAAAGCCCCGAGAGCATCAAGGTCAACATTGACCAGCACTTCGCGCCGCTGCTGATCGGCCAGGACGCGAGCAATATCAACGCCGCCATGTTGCGTCTGGAGCGCAGCATTCGCGGCAATACCTTTGCCAAATCGGGCATCGAGAGCGCGCTGCTCGACGCCCTTGGCAAGCGCCTGAACCTGCCGGTCAGCGAACTGCTCGGCGGCCGTGTGCGCGACGCCTTGCCGGTGGCCTGGACCCTGGCCAGCGGCAACACCGCCCAGGACATCGGCGAGGCCGAGAAGATGCTCGACCTGCGCCGCCATCGCCTCTTCAAATTGAAAATCGGCGCCGGTGAGGTCGACCGTGACCTGGCCCATGTGATAGCGATCAAGCGCGCGCTGGGTGACCGCGCCAGTGTGCGGGTCGACGTCAACCAGGCCTGGGACGAGGCCGTGGCCCTGCGCGCCTGCCGGGTGCTGGCGGACAACGGGATCGACCTGATCGAACAGCCGATCTCGCGCCATAACCGCGGCGGCATGGCGCGGCTGAACCTGTCGAGCCCGGCGCCGATCATGGCCGACGAATCCATCGAGTGCGTCGAGGACGCGTTCAACCTGGCCCGCGAAGGCGCGGCCTCGGTATTTGCCCTGAAAATCGCCAAGAACGGTGGCCCGCGTGCGGTGTTGCGTACGGCGGCGATTGCCGAAGCGGCCGGCATCAGCCTCTACGGCGGCACCATGCTCGAAGGCGGCATCGGCACCCTGGCTTCGGCACACGCCTTTCTTACGCTGAACACGCTGGCGTGGGGCACCGAACTGTTCGGGCCGTTGCTGCTCACCGAAGACATCCTCACCGAGCCGCCTGTGTACCGTGATTTCCACCTGCATGTTTCCACCGCACCGGGCCTGGGCCTGGCAATCGACGAAGAGCGCCTGGCGTTCCTGCGGCGTGACAACCACTAA